A part of Melittangium boletus DSM 14713 genomic DNA contains:
- the wecB gene encoding non-hydrolyzing UDP-N-acetylglucosamine 2-epimerase, translating into MRKVLHIVGARPNFMKVAPIHRAIRERGVLSQTLVHTGQHYDVKMSDVFFTDLGMPAPDIHLGIGSGSHTEQTARVMLELEKVFASEKPDLVSVVGDVNSTLAGALVAAKMNIRLAHVEAGLRSGDHSMPEEINRLLTDRVADLLLTPSADADANLLREGIAPSRIRLVGNVMIDSLLTAREQALRLPTLKELGFTPRHYAVCTLHRASNVDDVNTLRGLLSALAHVASRLPVVFPVHPRTRKRIVDMGLGSTLERTPGLRLVDPLGYLEFLALTSQARLVFTDSGGLQEETTVLGIPCLTVRENTERPITVDVGTNLVVGTDPARIQQAADLILDGHEKKGRVPELWDGRSGERIARLYEEVLGVGDAPRRAAV; encoded by the coding sequence ATGAGGAAGGTTCTCCATATCGTCGGGGCCCGCCCCAATTTCATGAAGGTCGCGCCCATCCACCGGGCCATCCGCGAGCGCGGCGTGCTCTCCCAGACGCTCGTCCATACCGGCCAGCACTACGACGTGAAGATGAGTGACGTCTTCTTCACGGACCTGGGCATGCCCGCTCCCGACATCCACCTGGGCATCGGCTCGGGCAGCCACACCGAGCAGACGGCGCGCGTGATGCTCGAGCTGGAGAAGGTGTTCGCTTCCGAGAAGCCGGACCTGGTGTCCGTGGTGGGTGACGTCAACAGCACCCTGGCCGGGGCGCTCGTGGCGGCGAAGATGAACATCCGCCTCGCGCACGTGGAGGCGGGTCTGCGCAGCGGCGACCACTCCATGCCCGAGGAGATCAACCGCCTGCTCACCGACCGCGTCGCGGATCTGCTCCTCACGCCCTCGGCCGACGCGGACGCCAACCTGCTGCGCGAGGGCATTGCCCCCTCCCGCATCCGCCTGGTGGGCAACGTGATGATCGACTCGCTCCTCACGGCGCGCGAGCAGGCCTTGCGCCTGCCCACCCTCAAGGAGCTGGGCTTCACGCCTCGCCACTACGCGGTGTGCACCCTGCACCGCGCCTCCAACGTGGATGACGTCAATACCCTGCGCGGGCTCCTGTCCGCGCTCGCCCACGTGGCCAGCCGCCTGCCCGTCGTCTTCCCCGTCCACCCGCGCACCCGCAAGCGCATCGTGGACATGGGCCTCGGGTCCACGCTGGAGCGCACTCCGGGCCTGCGCCTGGTGGACCCCCTGGGCTACCTCGAGTTCCTCGCGCTCACCTCCCAGGCCCGGCTCGTCTTCACCGATTCGGGTGGGCTCCAGGAGGAGACGACCGTGCTCGGCATCCCCTGTCTCACGGTGCGCGAGAACACCGAGCGGCCCATCACCGTGGACGTGGGCACCAACCTGGTCGTGGGCACGGACCCCGCCCGCATCCAGCAGGCCGCCGACCTCATCCTCGATGGACACGAGAAGAAGGGCCGCGTGCCCGAGCTGTGGGATGGCCGCTCGGGCGAGCGCATCGCCCGGTTGTACGAGGAAGTGCTCGGCGTCGGGGACGCGCCCCGCCGCGCCGCCGTTTGA
- a CDS encoding TetR/AcrR family transcriptional regulator produces MAAAPERTRDRMSRVALELFTAHSYEGTSIQMIATAMGVSKAAVSYHFRTKEELLAAVAEPAFNDLQRFFDEVGAEPGKAAQRRLALKGYVSVLVKHRGLLALLEQDPAAAASPFVREKMTHFAQRLVGLFIEDASNPKEQVYAAVALGGMRNAAAVFSMFSDAELNQYLLAAAERIFGRAAPRKSRASRSPSSGR; encoded by the coding sequence ATGGCCGCCGCACCGGAGCGGACGCGGGACAGGATGAGCCGCGTCGCGCTCGAGTTGTTCACGGCTCACAGCTACGAGGGCACATCCATCCAGATGATCGCCACGGCCATGGGGGTGTCCAAGGCGGCCGTGTCCTACCACTTCCGGACGAAGGAAGAGCTGCTGGCCGCCGTGGCGGAACCGGCGTTCAACGATCTGCAACGCTTCTTCGATGAGGTGGGGGCCGAGCCCGGGAAGGCGGCGCAACGGCGTCTGGCGCTCAAGGGCTATGTGTCCGTGCTGGTCAAGCACCGGGGGCTCCTGGCGCTGCTGGAGCAGGACCCGGCGGCGGCGGCCAGCCCCTTCGTCCGGGAGAAGATGACGCACTTCGCGCAGCGCCTCGTCGGCCTCTTCATCGAGGACGCCTCCAATCCCAAGGAGCAGGTGTACGCGGCGGTCGCGCTCGGCGGCATGCGCAACGCGGCGGCGGTGTTCTCCATGTTCTCCGACGCGGAGCTGAACCAATATCTGCTGGCGGCCGCCGAGCGCATCTTCGGGCGGGCCGCGCCGCGGAAGTCCCGTGCCTCCCGCTCCCCGTCCTCCGGCCGCTGA
- a CDS encoding RluA family pseudouridine synthase has protein sequence MHSSDDSFRASTDAPEGFADVAFVVEPNYAGWRLDRYLAEKLRRLSRERLHGIIQRGVLCEGRRLKPSTPVYPGLAFRLRRPARVEPDTPTHLSVLFEDDWLLVLDKPAGLPLHPTARYNKGTLVSLLRERLGQASAEPAHRLDRETSGLVVCGRTTEACRVLGRLFMSREVHKEYLAVCEGHPPRDSFRVDAPIAEGTELIRIAVRIDPLQGKPSHTRFEVLERFHREGEPFSLLRCFPETGRQHQIRIHLHAAGFPIVGDKMYGPDPGYFDRFSKRCLEPEAWKRLRLPRHALHAARISFPHPGSGRLVTFEAPLPEDLQGFIAGWSPGQASGGDGEGA, from the coding sequence ATGCACTCCTCCGACGACAGCTTCCGAGCTTCCACCGACGCTCCCGAGGGCTTCGCCGACGTCGCCTTCGTCGTCGAGCCGAACTACGCGGGGTGGCGGCTCGACCGCTATCTCGCGGAGAAACTGCGGCGTCTGTCGCGCGAGCGCCTGCACGGCATCATCCAGCGGGGCGTGCTGTGCGAGGGGCGCCGGCTCAAGCCCTCCACGCCCGTCTACCCAGGGCTCGCCTTCCGCCTGCGCCGGCCCGCGCGCGTCGAGCCCGACACCCCCACGCACCTGAGCGTCCTCTTCGAGGATGATTGGCTGTTGGTGCTCGACAAGCCCGCCGGCCTGCCGCTCCATCCCACCGCGCGCTACAACAAGGGCACCCTCGTCTCCCTGTTGCGCGAGCGCCTGGGTCAGGCCTCGGCGGAGCCCGCCCACCGGTTGGATCGCGAGACGAGTGGTCTGGTCGTCTGCGGGCGCACCACCGAGGCGTGCCGGGTGCTGGGCCGCCTCTTCATGTCCCGCGAGGTGCACAAGGAGTATCTCGCGGTGTGCGAAGGCCACCCTCCCCGGGACAGCTTCCGCGTGGACGCGCCGATCGCGGAGGGCACCGAGCTCATCCGCATCGCGGTGCGCATCGATCCCCTCCAGGGAAAACCCAGCCACACCCGCTTCGAGGTGCTCGAGCGCTTCCACCGCGAGGGAGAGCCTTTCTCCCTGCTGCGCTGCTTTCCCGAGACGGGCCGCCAGCATCAAATCCGCATTCACCTGCACGCGGCGGGCTTCCCCATTGTTGGCGACAAGATGTACGGCCCGGACCCCGGCTACTTCGACCGCTTCAGCAAGCGCTGCCTGGAGCCGGAAGCCTGGAAGCGGTTGCGCCTGCCGCGTCATGCCCTGCACGCCGCGCGCATCTCCTTTCCGCACCCGGGCTCGGGTCGGCTCGTCACCTTCGAGGCCCCCCTGCCCGAGGATCTCCAGGGTTTCATCGCGGGTTGGTCTCCAGGGCAGGCGTCCGGCGGTGACGGGGAGGGTGCATAA
- a CDS encoding ABC transporter ATP-binding protein: MGLARPQARRILLGTLFLLIASALGLVYPKIIGDIIDQALHAGDRARIDNVALAMVGVFLVQGVAMALRYYLFTTAGERVVTRLRQDLFQSLMSQEVGFFDERKTGELTNRLSSDTTVLQNTVSVNISMALRNAAQAVGGIALLFYTSPVLTALMLAIVPAVAVGAVSYGRKVRGLSKEAQDALAAANEVAEESLSGIRTVRSFAAERHEVERYQSATERAYDVARRRIKQSSYFLAGASSAGYLSSAVVLWYGGRLVLDGKMTVGNLTSFLIYSLMVAVALGALADLWADFMRASGAAERVFELVDRKPAIPSSGGERLASVRGHVEFKDVRFAYPTRRDVPVLKGIHLDVAPGEVVAIVGPSGAGKSTIAALLARMYDPQEGRVLLDGRELDGLDTEWLRQQVGTVAQEPMLFASSIADNIRYGRPAASDEEVEAAARAANAHDFISRFPEGYRTLVGERGVQLSGGQKQRIAIARAVLKDPRLLVLDEATSALDAESEHLVQEALERLMQGRTTLIIAHRLSTVVGADRVVVMEGGQVVQSGDHSTLMGQEGLYRRLVERQFVAA; this comes from the coding sequence ATGGGACTGGCCCGGCCCCAGGCCCGCCGCATCCTGCTGGGCACCCTCTTCCTGCTCATCGCCAGCGCGCTCGGGCTCGTGTACCCGAAGATCATCGGCGACATCATCGACCAGGCGCTGCATGCCGGGGATCGCGCCCGCATCGACAACGTGGCCCTGGCCATGGTGGGCGTCTTCCTGGTGCAGGGCGTGGCGATGGCGCTGCGCTACTACCTCTTCACCACCGCGGGCGAGCGCGTGGTGACGCGGCTGCGGCAGGACCTGTTCCAGAGCCTCATGTCCCAGGAGGTGGGCTTCTTCGACGAGCGCAAGACGGGAGAGCTCACCAACCGCCTGTCCTCGGACACCACGGTGCTGCAGAACACGGTGAGCGTGAACATCTCCATGGCGCTGCGCAACGCGGCCCAGGCGGTGGGCGGCATCGCGCTGCTCTTCTACACGTCGCCGGTGCTCACCGCGCTGATGCTCGCCATCGTGCCCGCGGTGGCGGTGGGGGCGGTGTCGTACGGACGCAAGGTGCGCGGGCTGTCCAAGGAAGCCCAGGACGCGCTGGCGGCCGCCAACGAGGTGGCCGAGGAGAGCCTGTCCGGCATCCGCACCGTGCGCTCCTTCGCCGCCGAGCGCCACGAGGTGGAGCGCTACCAGAGCGCCACCGAGCGCGCCTATGACGTGGCGCGCCGGCGCATCAAGCAGTCCTCGTACTTCCTCGCGGGGGCCTCGTCCGCGGGCTACCTGTCCTCGGCGGTGGTGCTCTGGTACGGCGGGCGGCTGGTGCTGGACGGGAAGATGACGGTGGGCAATCTCACCTCCTTCCTCATCTACTCGCTCATGGTGGCCGTCGCCCTGGGCGCGCTGGCGGACCTGTGGGCGGACTTCATGCGCGCCTCGGGCGCGGCCGAGCGCGTCTTCGAGCTGGTGGACCGCAAGCCCGCCATTCCCTCCTCGGGCGGCGAGCGTCTGGCCAGTGTGCGCGGCCACGTGGAATTCAAGGACGTGCGCTTCGCGTACCCCACGCGCCGGGACGTGCCGGTGCTCAAGGGCATCCACCTGGACGTCGCCCCGGGCGAGGTGGTGGCCATCGTCGGCCCCTCGGGCGCGGGCAAGTCCACCATCGCCGCGCTGCTCGCGCGCATGTACGACCCCCAGGAGGGGCGCGTGCTGCTGGATGGGCGGGAGCTGGACGGGCTCGACACCGAGTGGCTGCGCCAGCAGGTGGGCACGGTGGCCCAGGAGCCCATGCTCTTCGCCTCCTCCATCGCGGACAACATCCGCTATGGGCGTCCGGCCGCCTCGGACGAGGAAGTGGAGGCCGCCGCGCGCGCCGCCAACGCCCACGACTTCATCTCCCGCTTTCCCGAGGGCTACCGCACCCTGGTGGGCGAGCGGGGCGTGCAGCTGTCCGGCGGCCAGAAGCAGCGCATCGCCATCGCCCGCGCGGTGCTCAAGGATCCACGCCTGCTGGTGCTGGACGAGGCCACGAGCGCGCTGGACGCGGAGAGCGAGCACCTGGTGCAGGAGGCCCTGGAACGGCTGATGCAGGGGCGCACCACGCTCATCATCGCCCACCGGCTGTCCACGGTGGTGGGAGCCGACCGGGTGGTGGTGATGGAGGGAGGCCAGGTGGTGCAGAGCGGCGACCACTCCACCCTCATGGGCCAGGAGGGCCTCTACCGCCGGTTGGTGGAGCGCCAGTTCGTGGCCGCCTGA
- a CDS encoding ATP-binding protein has translation MSEARSSSQSEDGSVFGGGQEPLETEESPSDVLLDLLPDGLFVVDEDWRFTFLNAVAARLFGRQREELLGRVLWTEFPLLLDTPFGTAYLRARAEGVPLTVESLTAHNACWYEARAVPRGQGLVVLFRDVTARHWAEMAREKSAIRLALLQEVTAKLCAAASEAEVVDVIARSALAALEARSLSVGLPEPDGRTLRVLNRDNLAGGPGYRLERVRFDADAALARVFRSGLPEWQGSLACLPIRTKGHSLAVLSIAFLPPRTVEEPDRSFLLSIAHQAGLALERARLFDREQVARAEAERQRARLHALVMQTPMAVSVMSGPEHIIELDNPPHQALHGGRELVGLPVHQALPGLASLGLLDVLDRVYTQGEAFMEREFPIRMDLNTGAATEEHFHHFYYQPLRDAEGHVDGVAFFGYDVTDQVRARRELELAAKRQRLLSEASTLLGDSLDYTVTLERLTRLMVPRLSDWCSVHMLSEEGQVELIARLHRDPKYAAVVDELLRLQPAHLSDPQGLGRVLRTGEPELFEATTPTQLAPLSHSPEAARLMDALHVSSYLCVPLVARGRVLGALMLGHDASGRHFSREDLRMAEELARRAAFSVDNARLYREAQEAIRLRDEFLSIASHELKTPLTSLRLQLSYLERHLPSSAREQLGAKLDVAHRQARRLSQLITLLLDVGRIVTGRVSLERSAVDLTRMVREAMERLRDVFEQSGCPVTLNAPGPVVGHWDALRLEQVIVNLLTNAAKYGQGRPVTLTVREDDGMARLSVRDEGIGIAAEDLPRIFDRFERAVSVRHYGGLGLGLYISREIVESHGGRVSVESHPGQGSTFTVDLPREAPSV, from the coding sequence ATGAGTGAAGCGCGGTCCTCGTCCCAATCCGAGGATGGCTCCGTGTTCGGCGGTGGGCAGGAGCCGCTGGAGACAGAGGAGTCGCCGTCCGATGTGCTGTTGGATCTGCTCCCCGACGGGTTGTTCGTCGTCGACGAGGACTGGCGCTTCACGTTCCTCAACGCCGTGGCGGCGCGGCTGTTCGGACGCCAACGCGAGGAGTTGCTGGGACGGGTGTTGTGGACGGAGTTTCCCCTGCTCCTGGATACGCCCTTCGGCACCGCCTACCTGCGTGCCCGGGCCGAGGGCGTTCCACTCACCGTGGAGTCGCTCACCGCGCACAATGCCTGTTGGTATGAGGCGCGCGCGGTGCCCCGGGGCCAGGGGCTGGTGGTGCTCTTCCGGGATGTGACGGCGCGTCACTGGGCGGAGATGGCCCGTGAGAAGAGCGCCATCCGGCTGGCCCTGCTCCAGGAGGTGACGGCGAAGTTGTGCGCGGCGGCCTCCGAGGCCGAGGTGGTGGATGTCATCGCCCGGAGCGCCCTGGCCGCCCTGGAGGCCCGGAGCTTGTCCGTCGGGTTGCCCGAGCCGGATGGGCGCACGCTCCGGGTGTTGAACCGCGACAACCTGGCCGGGGGTCCAGGCTACCGGCTCGAGCGTGTGCGCTTCGACGCCGACGCGGCGCTCGCGCGCGTCTTCCGCTCCGGCCTGCCGGAGTGGCAGGGCTCCCTCGCGTGTCTGCCCATCCGCACCAAGGGTCACTCGCTCGCGGTGCTGTCCATCGCCTTCTTGCCCCCGCGCACCGTCGAGGAGCCGGATCGCTCCTTCCTGTTGTCGATCGCCCATCAGGCGGGGCTCGCGCTCGAACGGGCCCGGCTCTTCGACCGGGAGCAGGTGGCTCGCGCCGAGGCCGAGCGGCAGCGTGCCCGCCTGCATGCGCTGGTGATGCAGACGCCCATGGCGGTGAGCGTGATGAGCGGCCCCGAGCACATCATCGAGCTGGACAACCCGCCGCACCAGGCCTTGCACGGGGGCCGGGAGCTGGTCGGCCTTCCCGTCCACCAGGCGCTTCCCGGCCTCGCGTCGTTGGGCCTGTTGGACGTGCTCGACCGCGTCTACACCCAGGGAGAGGCCTTCATGGAGCGGGAGTTTCCCATCCGCATGGACCTGAACACGGGGGCCGCGACGGAGGAGCACTTCCACCACTTCTATTACCAACCCCTGCGCGATGCCGAGGGCCACGTGGATGGGGTGGCCTTCTTCGGCTACGACGTGACGGATCAGGTGCGCGCGCGCCGGGAGCTGGAGTTGGCGGCCAAGCGCCAGCGGTTGTTGTCCGAGGCCAGTACCCTCCTGGGGGATTCACTCGACTACACCGTCACGCTCGAGCGGTTGACGCGGCTGATGGTGCCCCGGCTCTCGGACTGGTGCTCGGTGCACATGCTGTCCGAGGAGGGTCAGGTGGAGCTGATCGCCCGGCTCCACCGGGATCCCAAGTACGCGGCGGTGGTGGACGAGCTCTTGCGGTTGCAACCGGCGCATCTGTCGGATCCCCAGGGGCTCGGCCGGGTGCTGCGCACGGGGGAGCCCGAGCTGTTCGAGGCCACCACGCCGACGCAGCTCGCTCCCCTGTCCCACTCCCCCGAAGCGGCCCGGTTGATGGACGCGCTCCACGTGTCCTCCTACCTGTGTGTGCCGCTGGTGGCGCGTGGCCGGGTGCTCGGCGCGCTCATGCTGGGCCATGACGCAAGCGGCCGTCACTTCTCGCGCGAGGACTTGCGGATGGCCGAGGAGCTGGCGCGCCGGGCGGCCTTCAGCGTGGACAACGCGCGGCTCTACCGCGAGGCCCAGGAGGCCATCCGGCTGCGGGACGAGTTCCTGTCCATCGCCAGCCACGAGCTCAAGACGCCCCTCACCTCGCTGCGGCTCCAGCTGTCCTATCTGGAGCGGCACCTGCCCTCGTCCGCGCGCGAGCAGCTGGGGGCCAAGTTGGACGTGGCCCACCGTCAGGCCCGGCGCCTCTCGCAGCTCATCACCCTGTTGCTCGACGTGGGCCGCATCGTCACCGGACGGGTGTCGCTGGAGCGCTCGGCGGTGGACCTCACCCGGATGGTGCGCGAGGCCATGGAGCGGCTGCGCGACGTATTCGAGCAGTCCGGTTGCCCCGTGACCCTGAATGCCCCGGGGCCGGTGGTGGGCCATTGGGACGCGCTGCGGCTGGAGCAGGTCATCGTCAATCTGCTCACCAACGCGGCCAAGTATGGGCAGGGCCGTCCCGTCACCCTCACCGTGCGTGAGGACGACGGCATGGCCCGGCTCAGCGTGCGCGACGAGGGCATCGGCATCGCCGCCGAGGACCTGCCCCGCATCTTCGACCGCTTCGAGCGCGCCGTCAGCGTGCGCCACTACGGAGGCCTGGGCCTGGGGCTCTACATCAGCCGGGAAATCGTCGAGTCCCACGGGGGCCGCGTGTCCGTGGAGAGCCATCCGGGACAAGGCTCCACCTTCACCGTGGATCTCCCCCGGGAGGCCCCTTCCGTTTGA
- a CDS encoding oxygenase MpaB family protein — MIPNRLVNFEATRARHGDKADFMARMLAVGDPLADAVIVELDELGKEGRRVLNAGLEKGLDSLESPPPAIAALLRQLETVPGWVDREALLRGDEASLSIPPLWSNLAFSVGALVHTYSSPAIARLLVQSGRLTTMASRRLLETGIWRIHGVLPGGLVRGAPGYIQTVQVRLLHARVRATTLKHGWEREQWGVPISQVDVARTWLDFNVVPLRALETMGITLTPARQQALYRHWWYVGHLLGLDEGFFLPVRDHADAGELLDLVDSTIQPPDENSRALVSALIDSTTDMLCAPKDTPFTRPLARDLLNALTRRFQGDARADELGIPATPTTSLLPLIAASNAELRRWQFHTPESTARVLEENGAGYLALATVPPDGTEYQKHVGTGD, encoded by the coding sequence ATGATTCCCAACAGGCTGGTCAACTTCGAGGCCACGCGAGCCCGGCATGGAGACAAGGCGGACTTCATGGCGCGAATGCTGGCGGTGGGGGATCCGCTGGCGGACGCGGTGATCGTCGAGCTGGACGAACTCGGCAAGGAGGGCAGGCGGGTGCTCAACGCGGGACTCGAGAAGGGCCTGGACAGCCTGGAGAGCCCCCCTCCGGCCATCGCCGCGCTGCTGCGCCAGCTCGAGACCGTGCCCGGGTGGGTCGATCGCGAGGCACTGCTCCGGGGCGACGAGGCGTCGCTGTCCATTCCTCCCCTCTGGAGCAACCTGGCCTTCTCCGTCGGCGCGCTGGTGCACACCTACAGCTCGCCCGCCATCGCCCGGCTGCTGGTCCAGAGCGGCCGGCTCACCACCATGGCGTCGAGACGGCTGCTGGAGACCGGCATCTGGCGCATCCACGGCGTGCTGCCCGGAGGGCTGGTGCGCGGTGCGCCCGGCTACATCCAGACCGTTCAGGTCCGGCTGCTGCACGCCCGGGTCCGCGCCACGACGCTCAAGCACGGCTGGGAGCGGGAGCAGTGGGGCGTCCCCATCAGCCAGGTCGATGTCGCCCGCACCTGGCTGGACTTCAACGTGGTGCCCCTGCGCGCCCTGGAGACCATGGGGATCACCCTCACCCCGGCGCGGCAGCAAGCGCTCTACCGGCACTGGTGGTACGTCGGCCACCTGCTGGGACTGGACGAGGGCTTCTTCCTGCCCGTGCGCGACCATGCCGACGCTGGAGAACTGCTGGACCTGGTCGACTCCACCATCCAGCCGCCAGACGAGAACTCACGCGCCCTGGTCTCGGCGCTGATCGACAGCACCACGGACATGTTGTGCGCCCCCAAGGACACGCCCTTCACGCGGCCCCTGGCGCGAGACCTGCTCAACGCCCTGACCCGGAGGTTCCAGGGCGACGCGCGCGCCGACGAACTGGGGATTCCGGCCACGCCCACCACGTCGCTGCTTCCCTTGATCGCGGCGAGCAACGCCGAGCTGCGGCGCTGGCAGTTCCACACGCCGGAGAGCACGGCACGGGTCCTGGAGGAAAACGGCGCCGGCTACCTCGCATTGGCGACCGTGCCTCCGGACGGCACGGAGTACCAGAAGCACGTCGGGACCGGGGACTGA
- the kdsB gene encoding 3-deoxy-manno-octulosonate cytidylyltransferase has translation MPAPYPVAVIPARYASTRFPGKPLTLIAGRTMIEHVWRRCQEARVFADVLVATDDRRIQDEVARFGGTAVMTSPDCATGTDRVAEVARTRADVEVWVNVQGDEPLVDPESLRVLARLFTDPEVQMGTLVRPLESTEVDSPHVVKAVLALNGDALYFSRAALPFVREPSEAAAVRRWAHLGLYGYRRPALMRLAHLSATPLEGAEKLEQLRALEHGIRIRCGQVTGRSVAVDVPEDVARVEAVLRGG, from the coding sequence ATGCCCGCCCCCTATCCTGTCGCCGTCATTCCCGCGCGCTACGCCAGCACGCGCTTTCCTGGCAAACCCCTGACCTTGATCGCCGGCCGGACGATGATCGAACACGTCTGGCGGCGCTGTCAGGAGGCCCGCGTCTTCGCGGACGTGTTGGTGGCCACGGACGACCGTCGCATCCAGGACGAGGTCGCGCGCTTCGGGGGCACGGCGGTGATGACCTCGCCGGACTGCGCCACGGGAACGGACCGGGTGGCCGAGGTGGCCCGGACGCGCGCGGACGTGGAGGTGTGGGTGAACGTCCAGGGCGACGAGCCGCTGGTGGATCCCGAGTCGCTGCGGGTACTCGCGCGCCTCTTCACCGACCCGGAGGTCCAGATGGGGACCCTGGTGCGCCCCCTGGAGTCCACGGAGGTGGACAGTCCCCATGTGGTGAAAGCGGTGCTGGCGCTCAACGGGGACGCGCTCTACTTCAGCCGCGCCGCCCTGCCCTTCGTGCGCGAGCCGTCCGAGGCGGCCGCGGTGCGGCGCTGGGCCCATCTGGGGCTGTATGGCTACCGGCGCCCGGCGCTGATGCGGCTCGCCCACCTGAGCGCCACTCCCTTGGAGGGGGCGGAAAAGTTGGAGCAACTCCGAGCGCTGGAGCATGGCATCCGCATCCGGTGTGGCCAGGTGACGGGGCGTTCGGTGGCGGTGGACGTCCCCGAGGACGTGGCCCGGGTGGAGGCGGTGCTGCGCGGCGGCTGA